One segment of Ureibacillus thermophilus DNA contains the following:
- the bioA gene encoding adenosylmethionine--8-amino-7-oxononanoate transaminase yields MIYSELQNLDLKHIWHPCSQMKDYETFPPIVIERGEGVWLYDKQGNRYLDAVSSWWVNLFGHANPRISKAIADQAKKLEHVIFANFTHEPAIHVAKKLVDKTPDGLEKVFFADNGSSAIEVALKMSFQYRAQTGQPNKQRFLTFTNAYHGETLGALSVGAVDLYNKVFAPLLLNAVRAEGPNCYRCPFKEDPSTCDAPCALFVEEQFEKHADTLSAAIIEPLIQIAGGMNMYPPIFLKKLRSLCDKYDVHLIADEIAVGFGRTGTLFACEQADITPDFLCLSKGITGGYLPLSAVLTTNKIYYAFYDDYGTMKAFLHSHSYSGNPLALRAAQEVLSIFEEEQVLEKISVKANLLNKLAHEAFDSLPYVGEYRQTGFVGAIELVADKNSKTPFPSEERIGYQIYKRALKKGILLRPLGNILYFMPPYVISEEEIEWMVETAKQEIVEFFKEKRVGIR; encoded by the coding sequence GTGATTTACTCAGAACTTCAGAATCTTGATCTAAAACATATTTGGCATCCTTGCTCCCAAATGAAAGACTATGAAACTTTCCCTCCTATCGTCATAGAGCGCGGCGAAGGAGTGTGGCTATACGATAAGCAAGGAAACCGTTATTTGGATGCGGTTTCTTCCTGGTGGGTCAACTTGTTTGGACATGCCAATCCGCGCATCAGCAAGGCAATCGCTGATCAGGCAAAAAAATTGGAACATGTCATTTTTGCAAACTTTACCCATGAGCCGGCCATTCATGTAGCAAAAAAGCTTGTGGATAAAACACCCGATGGATTGGAAAAAGTATTTTTCGCCGATAACGGTTCATCCGCCATCGAAGTCGCGCTAAAAATGAGTTTCCAATATAGAGCCCAAACAGGACAACCGAATAAACAACGATTCTTGACTTTTACCAATGCCTATCACGGAGAAACTCTTGGAGCATTATCCGTCGGAGCAGTCGACTTGTACAACAAAGTATTTGCACCCCTTCTTTTGAATGCAGTTCGTGCAGAAGGACCGAATTGTTACCGCTGTCCTTTTAAAGAAGATCCAAGTACTTGTGATGCTCCCTGTGCACTGTTTGTTGAAGAACAATTCGAAAAACATGCGGACACCCTTTCCGCCGCCATCATCGAACCGTTGATTCAAATTGCAGGAGGCATGAATATGTATCCTCCAATTTTCCTGAAAAAATTGAGATCCTTATGCGACAAGTATGATGTGCATCTCATTGCAGACGAAATCGCAGTCGGCTTCGGAAGAACAGGTACATTGTTTGCATGTGAACAGGCGGATATTACTCCGGACTTCCTCTGTTTATCAAAAGGCATTACTGGAGGTTACTTGCCCCTTTCAGCAGTGTTGACGACGAACAAAATTTATTACGCCTTTTATGACGATTACGGCACGATGAAAGCTTTCCTGCATTCCCATAGCTACTCCGGGAATCCGCTTGCATTGCGCGCCGCCCAGGAAGTGCTTTCCATCTTTGAAGAAGAGCAAGTGTTAGAGAAAATATCTGTCAAAGCGAATCTATTAAACAAACTAGCCCACGAAGCCTTCGATTCGCTTCCATACGTCGGTGAATACCGGCAAACCGGATTTGTCGGAGCAATTGAACTGGTTGCCGATAAAAATTCGAAAACGCCTTTCCCCAGCGAAGAGCGAATCGGCTATCAAATATATAAAAGAGCATTAAAGAAGGGGATTTTGCTCAGACCCCTTGGCAATATCCTATATTTCATGCCGCCATATGTCATTTCCGAAGAAGAAATAGAATGGATGGTTGAAACGGCAAAACAAGAAATCGTGGAATTTTTCAAAGAGAAGAGGGTGGGAATTCGATGA
- a CDS encoding biotin transporter BioY: MRNSKVFSLVLVSIFAALTAIGAFIKIPLPVVPFTLQIVIVYLAGSILGSKRALQSQLVYILVGLAGLPVFTQGGGFTYVLQPTFGYLVGFAVGAFVIGYIIERGGEEPSRLRFVVANLAGTFVIYAIGAPYVYFALNFWLDMPTSASKVFMMAFASTVGVDIVLAILTGLFAKRIYFILNKKMMNVLEVTK, translated from the coding sequence ATGAGAAATTCGAAAGTTTTTTCACTTGTATTAGTGTCAATTTTTGCTGCACTGACAGCGATCGGGGCTTTTATCAAAATACCGCTGCCGGTTGTGCCCTTTACATTGCAAATTGTCATCGTCTATTTGGCCGGGTCCATTTTGGGCAGCAAAAGAGCCTTGCAGAGCCAATTGGTTTATATCCTCGTAGGTTTGGCAGGACTTCCGGTCTTTACGCAAGGTGGAGGCTTTACCTATGTATTGCAGCCCACTTTCGGATATTTGGTCGGTTTTGCTGTGGGCGCTTTTGTGATTGGCTACATTATCGAACGTGGAGGGGAAGAGCCTTCCCGCCTGCGGTTCGTCGTTGCGAATTTGGCCGGCACTTTCGTCATTTACGCCATTGGTGCACCATACGTTTACTTCGCTTTGAATTTCTGGCTTGATATGCCGACAAGCGCATCGAAAGTATTCATGATGGCCTTTGCCAGCACGGTGGGGGTTGACATTGTATTGGCTATATTGACGGGACTTTTTGCAAAAAGAATTTACTTTATTTTGAACAAAAAAATGATGAATGTATTGGAGGTAACGAAATGA
- the bioB gene encoding biotin synthase BioB, translating into MKWQTLAQEVIDGKELSNEEAMSILNADDDELLPLLHGAFTIRKHYFGKKVKLNMIMNAKSGYCPEDCGYCAQSSKSTAPIEKYPFITKEEILEGARIAFENKIGTYCIVASGRGPTRKDVNVVSEAVKEIKEKYGLKVCACLGILKEEQAEQLKEAGVDRYNHNINTSERHHEFITTTHTYQDRVNTIEIVKKHGLSPCSGAIIGMKETKQDVIDIARALRELDADSIPVNFLHAIEGTKLEGTNELNPRYCLKVLALFRYMNPTKEIRISGGREVNLRSLQPLGLYAANSIFVGDYLTTEGQETNQDYKMLEDLGFEIEFTEKQQELLNI; encoded by the coding sequence ATGAAATGGCAAACTTTGGCCCAGGAAGTCATTGACGGAAAAGAACTTTCAAATGAAGAAGCGATGTCGATTTTAAACGCGGACGATGATGAACTTCTTCCATTATTGCATGGAGCTTTTACTATTCGTAAACATTATTTTGGTAAGAAAGTAAAGCTAAACATGATTATGAATGCAAAAAGCGGGTATTGCCCAGAAGACTGCGGCTACTGTGCCCAATCTTCAAAATCAACTGCTCCTATTGAAAAATATCCTTTTATTACAAAAGAAGAAATTTTAGAGGGTGCTAGAATTGCTTTCGAAAATAAAATTGGCACGTATTGCATTGTTGCAAGTGGCCGCGGTCCAACGCGGAAAGATGTCAATGTCGTAAGCGAAGCAGTGAAAGAAATCAAGGAAAAATACGGCTTAAAAGTATGTGCTTGTTTAGGGATATTAAAAGAAGAACAAGCAGAACAGTTAAAAGAAGCAGGAGTGGACCGTTACAACCACAATATCAATACAAGCGAACGACATCATGAATTCATTACAACAACCCATACGTATCAAGATCGCGTGAATACAATTGAAATCGTGAAAAAGCACGGTCTTTCACCATGCTCAGGTGCCATTATTGGCATGAAAGAAACGAAACAAGACGTGATTGATATTGCCCGTGCTTTGCGGGAACTAGATGCCGACTCGATTCCAGTAAACTTTTTGCATGCTATTGAAGGAACGAAACTGGAAGGTACAAACGAATTAAATCCACGTTATTGCTTAAAAGTCCTTGCCTTGTTCCGCTACATGAATCCAACGAAAGAAATTCGAATTTCCGGAGGACGCGAAGTGAATCTCCGCTCTTTGCAGCCGCTCGGATTATATGCGGCAAACAGCATTTTCGTCGGCGACTATTTGACAACGGAAGGGCAAGAAACAAATCAAGACTATAAAATGCTGGAAGACTTGGGATTTGAAATCGAGTTCACTGAAAAACAGCAAGAGCTTTTGAATATATAA
- a CDS encoding nitroreductase family protein: MEFFEAVKNRRSIHALEDVAVVPDEKVIEIAESALNHAPTAFNGQETRVVILFGEHHKELWNDAEKIAREKNKGDFSRTEQRINWFRNGHGTILFFQDREVIEGFQEKMPHLHDAFEEWSQQNQGMLQYIIWTGLESVGYAASLQHMEVNIRPEWNVPKSWKLIAQMPFGKQAQPLKEKEIVPAEKKLIVIK; the protein is encoded by the coding sequence ATGGAATTTTTTGAAGCAGTAAAAAATCGACGGTCCATTCATGCATTGGAAGATGTAGCTGTAGTGCCGGATGAAAAAGTAATTGAAATTGCAGAGTCGGCATTAAATCATGCACCAACTGCATTCAACGGGCAAGAAACACGTGTGGTCATTTTATTTGGAGAACATCATAAAGAACTTTGGAACGATGCAGAAAAAATAGCCCGCGAGAAAAACAAGGGGGATTTTTCCCGTACAGAACAAAGAATTAATTGGTTCCGCAACGGGCATGGGACGATTCTATTTTTCCAAGACAGGGAAGTGATTGAAGGGTTCCAGGAAAAAATGCCTCATCTCCATGATGCATTTGAGGAATGGTCTCAACAAAACCAAGGCATGCTGCAATATATAATTTGGACAGGTTTGGAATCGGTAGGCTATGCTGCATCCCTTCAACATATGGAAGTGAATATTAGACCTGAATGGAATGTACCAAAAAGTTGGAAGCTCATAGCTCAAATGCCTTTTGGCAAACAGGCGCAGCCATTAAAAGAAAAAGAAATTGTTCCGGCAGAAAAGAAACTCATTGTGATTAAATAA
- a CDS encoding glutathione peroxidase, protein MSIYDFLVKKPNGEILSMLTYQNKTILIVNTANHCRFTYQFEDLQRLYEKFKDQGFVILGFPSNQFAEQNPEDGTETEKMCKMNFGVTFPIFEVIDVNGEDAHPLFQYLKEQANCREFGIDFEEKMLKSKIQEIHPHFLDGKNIRWNFTKFLVDADGQVLKRFEPTDSIIDLENAVEEALKTASNIQ, encoded by the coding sequence ATGTCAATTTATGATTTTCTTGTAAAAAAACCAAATGGCGAAATTTTATCGATGTTAACATATCAAAATAAAACAATTTTAATTGTCAATACCGCAAACCACTGCCGCTTTACCTATCAATTTGAAGATTTGCAAAGACTCTATGAAAAGTTTAAAGACCAAGGTTTTGTTATTTTAGGTTTCCCAAGCAATCAATTTGCAGAGCAAAACCCTGAAGACGGAACGGAAACAGAAAAAATGTGCAAAATGAACTTCGGTGTAACATTCCCGATTTTTGAAGTAATTGATGTGAATGGAGAAGATGCACATCCGCTTTTCCAATACTTGAAGGAACAAGCAAATTGCCGGGAATTTGGCATCGACTTTGAAGAAAAAATGCTGAAATCCAAAATTCAGGAAATCCATCCACATTTTCTGGATGGCAAAAACATTCGTTGGAATTTTACCAAATTCTTGGTAGATGCAGATGGACAAGTACTGAAACGCTTTGAACCTACTGATTCCATCATCGATTTGGAAAATGCGGTGGAAGAAGCGTTAAAAACGGCTTCAAATATCCAATAG
- a CDS encoding ABC transporter ATP-binding protein, which yields MFPTHVLTAENLYAGYDKKTVLQDVTISIPSNKISVIIGGNGCGKSTLLKTMARLIKPTGGQVMLDGKPIHQIPTKQLARVLGYLPQSPIVPEGITVVDLVGRGRFPHHSFLKGWTKKDDEAVSEAMEIMNITELADRYIDELSGGQRQRVWIAMALAQQTDILFLDEPTTYLDITYQVEILDMLTELNRKRGTTIVLVLHDINLSARYADHIFAFQQGKLVAEGTPSEVINSRLIKDIFGLDCTVIEDPVSHSPSIVPIGRYHNHLVNC from the coding sequence ATGTTTCCTACACACGTGCTGACAGCGGAAAATCTTTATGCAGGTTACGATAAAAAGACCGTTTTGCAAGATGTGACCATTTCCATTCCCAGCAATAAAATCAGCGTAATCATCGGCGGGAATGGATGCGGCAAATCGACATTGTTAAAGACGATGGCAAGATTAATCAAACCGACTGGCGGCCAAGTGATGCTGGATGGGAAACCGATTCATCAAATTCCAACGAAACAATTGGCTCGTGTGTTAGGATATTTGCCGCAATCACCCATTGTTCCGGAGGGAATTACCGTTGTTGACTTGGTCGGTCGGGGAAGATTCCCGCACCATTCGTTTTTAAAAGGATGGACGAAAAAAGATGATGAAGCGGTCAGCGAAGCGATGGAAATCATGAACATCACAGAGTTGGCGGATCGATATATCGATGAGCTTTCCGGTGGCCAAAGACAGCGGGTATGGATTGCAATGGCCCTTGCTCAACAGACGGATATACTGTTTTTGGATGAGCCGACAACTTATTTGGATATTACGTATCAAGTGGAAATACTCGATATGTTGACAGAATTGAATCGAAAACGGGGCACAACGATCGTATTGGTGCTCCATGATATTAATTTGTCAGCCCGTTATGCGGATCATATTTTTGCCTTTCAGCAAGGGAAGCTGGTGGCGGAAGGGACTCCGTCAGAAGTGATCAACAGCCGATTGATCAAAGACATTTTTGGACTCGACTGCACGGTCATTGAAGATCCGGTTTCCCATTCCCCATCCATTGTGCCTATTGGAAGATATCATAATCATCTGGTGAATTGTTAA
- a CDS encoding FecCD family ABC transporter permease: MMNETLQLIRTARSRRFRRFVLMTSLLCLISFALCCLMLMLGNTIYPVKDVIRVLLGEEVKGASFAVGTIRLPRMVAGLFAGFAFGAGGYVFQTMLRNPLANPNVIGITTGASAAAVFCIVILHASLTMTSIAAVIGGLYTVLVIYVLAKGNSFSIGRLILIGIGIQAMLNSVISYLLLIGSQHDLPTALRWLSGSLNGLKMETLYPMIITVSIFSPILMFYGRRLEMLELGDQTATSLGVNVNLTRIVLIISSVMMIAIATATTGPIAFVAFLSGPIANRIMGSGYSNIVPAGLVGVILVLAGDLIGQHAFEARYPAGVITGVLGAPYLLYLLVRLNRKGGL, translated from the coding sequence ATGATGAACGAAACATTGCAGTTAATTCGTACAGCCCGATCAAGAAGATTTCGCCGCTTTGTGCTTATGACATCATTGCTTTGTTTGATTTCATTTGCCCTGTGTTGTTTGATGCTTATGCTCGGCAATACCATTTATCCTGTAAAAGATGTCATACGGGTGCTTCTCGGCGAAGAAGTGAAGGGCGCATCCTTTGCGGTTGGAACGATTCGGTTGCCTCGGATGGTGGCTGGACTGTTTGCAGGTTTCGCCTTTGGAGCGGGGGGCTATGTGTTCCAAACGATGCTCAGGAATCCATTGGCCAATCCGAATGTCATTGGCATTACAACAGGGGCAAGCGCTGCAGCAGTTTTTTGCATCGTCATCCTTCATGCAAGTCTGACAATGACTTCAATTGCTGCGGTAATTGGCGGTTTGTATACGGTTTTAGTCATTTATGTACTGGCTAAGGGAAATTCTTTTTCCATTGGACGATTGATTCTGATTGGTATTGGAATACAGGCGATGCTCAATTCCGTCATCTCCTATCTGTTGCTGATTGGAAGTCAGCACGATTTGCCGACAGCATTACGCTGGCTGAGCGGCAGTTTAAACGGATTAAAAATGGAAACTCTTTATCCAATGATTATTACCGTAAGTATTTTTAGTCCGATTTTAATGTTTTACGGAAGGCGATTGGAAATGTTGGAGCTGGGAGATCAAACCGCCACATCTCTTGGTGTGAACGTAAATTTAACCAGAATTGTGTTGATTATCAGTTCTGTGATGATGATTGCGATAGCTACAGCCACTACAGGGCCGATCGCATTCGTTGCCTTTCTATCGGGGCCTATCGCCAATCGCATCATGGGTTCCGGCTATTCCAATATTGTTCCGGCAGGGCTCGTCGGCGTCATTCTGGTGTTGGCTGGGGATTTAATCGGTCAACATGCCTTTGAAGCGAGATATCCTGCAGGGGTGATTACAGGAGTGCTTGGAGCACCTTATCTGCTTTATTTATTAGTCCGTTTGAATCGAAAGGGTGGTTTGTAA
- a CDS encoding FecCD family ABC transporter permease, which translates to MMKESVLKEKRQILIPKKIVTLFIVLIILLGVCIIASLLFGSRIIGWTDIMDGLFHSNVDSHEANVVRQRVVRTIFGIMCGVALGVSGALMQSVTRNPIADPSILGVNTGAALFVVSGIAFFHITSASQYIWFAIVGAMITAIFVYSVGSMGSGGATPLKLVLAGAATSAILSSLVSAIMIPRNNVMDQFRFWQVGSVGSGTWDSIAIFLPFLLAGLIIALVTAPALNALLLGDEVATSLGVRIGFIRLLAAFGGVLLCGAATALAGPIGFVGLLATHVIRLIIGPDMRYVIPMSALTGAIILTFSDVCGRILGSPGELEVGVVTAFIGAPILIFITMKAKVREI; encoded by the coding sequence ATGATGAAAGAATCCGTTTTGAAAGAAAAACGTCAAATCCTCATCCCGAAAAAAATTGTTACCTTGTTTATTGTTTTGATCATATTGCTTGGTGTTTGCATCATTGCTTCCTTGCTTTTCGGCTCCCGCATTATCGGATGGACGGATATAATGGATGGATTATTCCATTCGAATGTGGATTCCCATGAAGCGAATGTTGTAAGGCAAAGGGTTGTTCGCACCATTTTCGGCATCATGTGCGGGGTCGCTCTGGGAGTATCGGGAGCTTTAATGCAATCGGTTACCCGTAATCCGATTGCGGATCCGAGCATTTTGGGAGTGAATACGGGAGCAGCCCTTTTTGTCGTGAGTGGAATTGCATTTTTCCATATCACCTCTGCAAGCCAATATATTTGGTTTGCCATTGTTGGAGCGATGATCACTGCGATATTCGTCTATTCGGTCGGTTCAATGGGAAGCGGTGGTGCAACACCATTGAAGCTCGTATTGGCTGGGGCCGCGACAAGCGCCATACTGTCTTCGCTTGTATCGGCCATTATGATTCCACGCAACAATGTCATGGATCAGTTCCGCTTTTGGCAAGTGGGCAGCGTCGGTTCCGGCACTTGGGATTCCATTGCGATTTTTCTTCCATTTTTGTTGGCTGGACTAATCATTGCCCTCGTTACTGCTCCTGCGTTGAATGCGTTGCTATTGGGGGATGAGGTTGCGACAAGTTTAGGTGTACGGATTGGGTTCATTCGGCTCCTTGCCGCATTTGGCGGAGTATTATTGTGTGGTGCTGCAACAGCTCTCGCAGGGCCGATTGGATTTGTCGGTCTGCTCGCAACACATGTCATTCGATTGATCATCGGACCTGATATGCGATATGTTATCCCCATGTCTGCCCTTACAGGAGCCATCATCTTAACATTTTCCGATGTATGCGGCAGGATATTGGGAAGTCCTGGGGAATTGGAGGTTGGCGTTGTGACAGCCTTTATCGGAGCCCCGATTTTAATATTCATTACAATGAAAGCGAAAGTTCGTGAAATATGA
- a CDS encoding iron-siderophore ABC transporter substrate-binding protein — MNFKRYLSVLSFALILLLVLVGCSEQSDDNKSEESKSSTENSESSTEYPIVIKHAFGETVIEEKPERVVTISWANHDVALALGVVPVGFSAANYGVQDDSGMLPWTKEKLKELGVESPNIFQDTDGLDFEAIADAEPDVILAAYSGITQEEYDLLSQIAPVVAYPETPWVISWRDQILYNAKGMGMEEEGKQLIKDTENLIQEKVGQYPEIKGKKAAFASISAADLSKFYIYTTQDPRGEFLEELGMQYPEGLKELFGDQDSFYIEMSAENADALNDLDIIVTYGDENTLKALQNDPILGKVPAIQKGAVVVIGDNTPLAAAGNPNPLSIAYTIDEYLSLLAEAAKKLN; from the coding sequence ATGAATTTTAAGCGATATTTATCCGTTTTATCCTTTGCATTGATTTTATTATTAGTCCTTGTCGGTTGTTCAGAACAATCCGATGACAACAAATCAGAAGAATCAAAATCTAGCACAGAAAATAGTGAATCAAGTACTGAATATCCAATCGTCATTAAACATGCTTTTGGTGAAACGGTAATTGAAGAAAAGCCAGAACGTGTTGTAACGATTTCTTGGGCGAACCATGATGTTGCTCTTGCTTTAGGGGTTGTCCCAGTAGGTTTCTCAGCTGCTAACTACGGAGTTCAAGATGACAGCGGTATGCTTCCTTGGACAAAAGAAAAATTAAAAGAACTTGGCGTTGAAAGTCCAAATATTTTCCAAGATACAGATGGTCTTGATTTCGAAGCCATTGCAGATGCTGAACCGGATGTAATCCTTGCAGCTTATTCCGGTATTACACAAGAAGAATATGATCTTTTAAGCCAAATTGCTCCGGTTGTCGCTTATCCGGAAACTCCATGGGTGATTTCTTGGAGAGATCAAATTTTATATAACGCCAAAGGAATGGGCATGGAGGAAGAAGGTAAGCAATTAATCAAAGACACTGAAAACTTGATCCAAGAAAAAGTAGGCCAATATCCTGAAATCAAAGGCAAAAAAGCTGCTTTCGCTTCCATCAGTGCAGCGGACTTATCAAAATTCTACATCTATACAACCCAAGATCCTCGCGGGGAATTCCTTGAGGAGTTGGGTATGCAATATCCGGAAGGTCTAAAAGAATTATTTGGCGATCAGGACAGTTTCTATATTGAAATGAGTGCGGAAAATGCAGACGCGCTGAATGATTTGGATATCATCGTAACATACGGAGATGAAAACACATTAAAAGCTCTTCAAAATGATCCGATTTTAGGAAAAGTGCCTGCGATTCAAAAAGGTGCGGTTGTAGTCATCGGGGATAATACACCATTGGCGGCAGCCGGCAATCCGAATCCTCTTTCCATTGCGTACACCATTGATGAATACCTAAGTTTATTGGCGGAAGCGGCTAAAAAGCTAAATTGA
- the brnQ gene encoding branched-chain amino acid transport system II carrier protein, translating to MKKSSSFSTYAVIGTMLFGMFFGAGNLIFPIQMGQLAGTNFWPALIGFLITAIGLPFLGIVAFGLSGSNSLRELAGRISPIFGVTFAIALYLTIGPFFAIPRTATVPFVVGFEPYIHPGYSTLYLGIFSFVFFAIVYYFSLNPAKIVDYIGKYLTPAFLLFLFVLIVIAIIKPMGTFQEPTGDYSNLAFITGFKEGYNTMDLLASLAFGIVVINAIKGRGITNKTEIAKSTLKAGVFAMALMALIYGLITYMGASSVSAIGTFENGGQIFAAVAQHYFGDYGAILLAIIIVLACLKTSIGLITSCSEFFNQVFPKISYKWFVLILCLVSFTIANFGLNNIIQFAIPVLMLLYPLAIVLILLTLFAPLYGSKRSVYASAMIFTFFVSFFDGYSTLVASLPGASVSIFDSIKTFYSNYLPLYDLGLGWMLPAVIGMVIGLIWPKK from the coding sequence ATGAAGAAATCCAGTTCATTTTCTACCTATGCGGTTATTGGTACGATGCTGTTTGGGATGTTTTTTGGAGCGGGGAATTTAATTTTTCCAATCCAAATGGGGCAGCTTGCCGGTACAAATTTTTGGCCAGCTTTAATTGGATTCCTAATTACCGCCATTGGACTTCCATTCTTAGGAATTGTCGCATTTGGCCTATCCGGCAGCAATAGTTTGAGGGAACTTGCTGGACGAATTTCTCCAATTTTTGGCGTTACTTTTGCTATTGCCCTCTATTTAACAATCGGCCCATTCTTTGCCATTCCAAGAACCGCAACCGTGCCTTTTGTTGTTGGATTTGAACCATATATCCATCCTGGATACAGCACTTTATATTTAGGCATTTTCAGTTTTGTGTTTTTTGCTATTGTCTATTATTTTTCATTAAATCCAGCAAAAATTGTGGACTATATAGGAAAATATTTAACTCCTGCCTTTTTATTATTCCTTTTCGTTTTAATCGTGATTGCCATTATCAAGCCGATGGGCACATTCCAGGAACCAACAGGTGATTACAGCAATCTTGCGTTTATTACCGGATTTAAAGAAGGCTATAATACAATGGATCTTCTCGCATCATTGGCATTTGGAATTGTTGTTATTAATGCGATTAAAGGTCGGGGAATCACGAATAAAACAGAAATTGCCAAATCGACTCTGAAAGCTGGCGTTTTTGCCATGGCGCTAATGGCTCTTATTTATGGACTTATTACATATATGGGTGCTTCCAGCGTTTCCGCCATCGGAACATTCGAAAATGGAGGCCAAATCTTTGCAGCTGTTGCGCAGCACTATTTTGGTGACTATGGAGCCATCCTACTTGCCATTATTATTGTTCTTGCTTGTTTAAAGACAAGCATTGGGCTCATTACATCATGCAGTGAATTTTTTAATCAAGTGTTTCCGAAAATCAGCTACAAATGGTTCGTATTGATTTTGTGTCTCGTATCATTTACGATTGCGAACTTTGGTTTGAACAACATTATTCAATTTGCCATACCTGTTTTAATGCTTTTGTATCCTTTAGCTATTGTGCTTATTCTATTAACTTTATTTGCTCCTTTATATGGTAGCAAGAGAAGTGTCTATGCTTCCGCCATGATTTTCACATTCTTTGTAAGCTTCTTTGACGGTTACAGCACGCTTGTTGCAAGCCTGCCAGGTGCAAGTGTATCCATATTTGATTCCATCAAAACTTTCTATTCCAATTATTTGCCTCTTTACGACCTCGGCCTCGGATGGATGCTTCCAGCCGTGATTGGAATGGTTATCGGGCTCATTTGGCCTAAAAAATGA